From a single Streptomyces sp. NBC_00237 genomic region:
- a CDS encoding AAA family ATPase translates to MTSSDAVPGRHRLRTPDAFAGRASELALLQEELRRASEGEPRLVLVDGPGGIGKTALIRRFLGTVTGGCVLRASGAEGESTLPYGVLAQWVEQVPRPLPDSLGPLARTPGCLPTSPEPVAAGFGLLDLLGEVGGVQGQKQGQGQGSGQRSESGPVVLVLDDAHWADQPSMNALAFALRRLRCERVLTIVALPDPDVPQLPGGTRRLLADVRTLRVSLDGLSPDEVSLLSAELGSQRLSPAASVRLRAHTRGSPLHVRALLEQVPAPVLMDVTTSLPAPHSYALLVLAGLAGCGAPARRLVQAVSVLGTSCLLSSAARLGRVPQPLPALQRAVRAGLLHESAVSTAPEVAFPHPLVHAAVYQDLGPAHRAALHARAADLVGDEYARLRHRVLAATGPDEHLTAALAACARREAAAGQWAVAGTHLRHASRLSTTAEERDRLAVEAVEALLLDGRVREAADLADGFPDSSDPALRGYARGYVARVQGHTSRAQALLADAWEQCERDPSLAARTAEQLSHTLITAGRAADAARWAERARRSSTARGPGGMLRYCRLTALGLTGAFEEGMACSAALPDPALVPPADVDLLLGRGQLHLWSGELVEAQRDLAGAVANSRTVPVPLQLLSAAGLAQTLHLLGDWDRALTHAEASASIADDTGQAWLGPVPHTLAAQILAARGDWDRAQGHVRFASAAPGCAESTPESVYAAVARGHVADARAEPQCVVDALRPLLRLAGHDVVNEPGVVVWQELLADALVQLGAYAEAAEVLAAFEERARARGRHAALSGAARVRGNLHAARREPRLAEAAFLSAHDHAARVPIPFGLARVRLDHGSFLRRTGRRTVAVDRLQAAYDTMYGLRALPYWARCVRELNACGRTVPEHPAQQPSAAGDGVTGALTPQELAVARLASQGLTNRRIASELALSVKTVEYHLGHTYTKLGIASRIGLVGKLAPPVSAPNHLPPPPHPSFLPGR, encoded by the coding sequence ATGACTTCCAGCGACGCGGTGCCCGGCCGCCACCGCTTGCGCACGCCGGACGCTTTCGCCGGTCGCGCGAGTGAACTCGCTCTGCTTCAGGAGGAGTTACGGCGGGCGAGCGAGGGTGAGCCCCGGCTGGTTCTGGTCGACGGGCCGGGCGGCATCGGCAAGACGGCCCTCATCCGCCGCTTTTTAGGCACAGTGACCGGCGGGTGCGTGCTCCGGGCCAGCGGCGCGGAGGGCGAGAGCACGTTGCCGTACGGAGTGCTCGCCCAGTGGGTGGAGCAGGTTCCGCGCCCGCTCCCGGATTCGCTCGGCCCGCTCGCCCGCACCCCCGGATGCCTGCCCACGAGCCCCGAGCCGGTCGCCGCCGGTTTCGGTCTGCTCGATCTGCTCGGCGAGGTGGGTGGGGTTCAGGGACAGAAGCAGGGGCAGGGGCAGGGGTCGGGGCAGAGGTCGGAGTCGGGGCCGGTCGTGCTGGTGCTCGACGACGCCCACTGGGCGGATCAGCCCTCCATGAACGCGCTGGCCTTCGCCCTGCGTCGGCTGCGCTGCGAAAGGGTGCTGACGATCGTCGCCCTGCCCGACCCGGACGTCCCTCAACTTCCGGGTGGGACAAGGCGGTTGCTTGCCGACGTCCGCACCCTGCGGGTCTCGCTGGACGGGCTCAGTCCCGACGAAGTGAGCCTGCTCAGCGCGGAGCTCGGCAGCCAACGGCTCTCTCCTGCCGCGTCCGTACGGCTCCGCGCCCACACCCGGGGCAGCCCCCTGCACGTCCGGGCGCTGCTCGAACAGGTCCCGGCCCCTGTCCTCATGGACGTCACCACCTCGCTGCCCGCGCCCCATTCCTACGCCCTGCTCGTGCTGGCCGGGCTCGCGGGCTGCGGAGCCCCGGCGCGGCGTCTCGTGCAGGCGGTCAGCGTGCTGGGTACGTCCTGCCTGCTGAGCAGCGCCGCCCGGCTGGGCCGCGTACCGCAGCCGCTGCCCGCACTCCAGCGGGCCGTACGGGCCGGACTGCTGCACGAGTCGGCCGTCAGCACGGCTCCGGAAGTCGCCTTCCCGCACCCGCTCGTCCACGCGGCCGTCTACCAGGACCTCGGCCCCGCCCACCGGGCCGCCCTGCACGCACGCGCCGCCGACCTGGTCGGCGACGAGTACGCCCGGCTGCGCCACCGGGTGCTCGCCGCCACGGGCCCGGACGAACACCTCACGGCGGCCCTCGCCGCGTGCGCCCGCCGGGAGGCCGCCGCCGGGCAGTGGGCGGTCGCGGGAACGCACTTGCGCCACGCCTCCCGGCTCTCCACCACCGCCGAGGAGCGCGACCGGCTGGCCGTCGAAGCGGTCGAGGCGCTGCTCCTCGACGGCCGGGTGCGGGAGGCCGCGGATCTCGCCGACGGGTTCCCGGACTCCTCGGACCCCGCCCTGCGCGGCTACGCCCGAGGGTACGTGGCCCGCGTCCAAGGGCACACCTCGCGCGCGCAGGCGCTGCTGGCCGACGCCTGGGAGCAGTGCGAGCGCGACCCCTCCCTGGCCGCCCGCACGGCCGAGCAGCTGAGCCACACCCTGATCACGGCGGGCCGTGCCGCCGACGCCGCCCGGTGGGCGGAGCGCGCCCGGCGGTCGTCCACCGCGCGGGGCCCCGGCGGGATGCTGCGCTACTGCCGCCTCACGGCACTCGGGCTGACCGGGGCCTTCGAGGAGGGCATGGCGTGCTCGGCGGCGCTGCCCGACCCCGCTCTCGTACCTCCGGCCGATGTGGACCTGCTGCTGGGGCGCGGGCAGCTGCACCTGTGGTCGGGCGAACTCGTCGAAGCCCAAAGGGACTTGGCCGGGGCCGTCGCCAACAGCCGTACCGTTCCTGTCCCCTTGCAATTGCTCTCGGCCGCCGGGCTCGCCCAGACCCTGCATCTGCTCGGGGACTGGGACCGGGCGCTGACGCACGCCGAGGCGTCCGCCTCGATCGCCGACGACACCGGGCAGGCATGGCTGGGGCCCGTGCCGCACACGCTCGCCGCGCAGATCCTGGCGGCCCGGGGCGACTGGGACCGGGCGCAGGGGCACGTCAGGTTCGCCTCCGCTGCTCCGGGATGCGCCGAGAGCACCCCGGAATCCGTGTACGCCGCCGTGGCAAGGGGGCACGTGGCCGACGCCAGGGCGGAGCCCCAGTGCGTCGTCGACGCCCTGCGCCCGCTGCTGCGCCTCGCCGGGCACGACGTGGTCAACGAGCCCGGAGTGGTGGTCTGGCAGGAGCTGCTCGCCGACGCGCTGGTCCAGCTCGGCGCGTACGCCGAGGCGGCGGAGGTGCTGGCCGCGTTCGAGGAGCGGGCCCGGGCACGGGGACGCCATGCGGCGCTGTCCGGGGCCGCACGGGTGCGCGGCAATCTGCACGCCGCCCGGCGGGAGCCGCGCCTGGCCGAGGCCGCATTCCTCAGCGCCCACGACCATGCGGCCCGGGTGCCCATTCCGTTCGGCCTCGCCCGCGTGCGGCTCGACCACGGCTCGTTCCTGCGCCGTACCGGCCGCCGCACCGTCGCGGTGGACCGGCTCCAGGCCGCGTACGACACGATGTACGGCCTCCGGGCGCTGCCGTACTGGGCCCGGTGCGTCCGGGAACTCAACGCCTGCGGGCGGACGGTGCCCGAGCACCCCGCGCAACAGCCGTCGGCGGCGGGCGACGGCGTCACCGGCGCTCTCACCCCGCAGGAGCTGGCGGTGGCCCGGCTGGCGTCGCAGGGCCTCACCAATCGCCGGATCGCCAGCGAACTCGCCCTGAGCGTCAAGACCGTCGAGTACCACCTGGGCCACACCTACACGAAGCTCGGCATCGCCTCCCGCATCGGTCTCGTCGGCAAACTCGCGCCGCCCGTTTCTGCGCCCAATCACCTGCCCCCTCCCCCGCATCCCTCGTTCCTGCCGGGCCGCTGA